The Apostichopus japonicus isolate 1M-3 chromosome 14, ASM3797524v1, whole genome shotgun sequence region CGTGAGAGCAAGCAATACACAGTTTAACTTAATATACGTCACATCAAATACTGCATATGATTGGGTAATATTATCTCCCATTGTCTAAGAGTAATGAAGGGAAGACAATCGCGTTCCGGTCGGTAAGAATAACACATTAACACATATTGTTTCCATAAATAGTAACAATTTTTCCAAACATATTCGTTTCTCTTCATTCTGTAGGCGTTTCCTTCCTTAAATTGCTAGCGTTTGTGTTTCTTGGTTGATTagtcgatatatatatatttatatatagccaTTCTACAACAATGCCGATCAAACTTGTTAAACGGCGCTccttaataataattttcatcTTGTTTTTAATCTAAATGGAGAAAGAATCACAGCAAAGCTACTTCCTCGACCTACATGTACTTCAAAGACCTCTGAAAGGAAGACGCTTCATTTCATTAATTGCCACTCCTTCTTTCCTCACTTATATAAACTTCTTTACACGTCATAGAACCGACCAATCAGCGATGTACTTCGAAAATACGTCACAAACAAATAACCAATCATGCAACGACTTTGCTTATTTGCGACAGTGATGGTCTATTTCTGAACGGAAGACACGTTTTTGACTGTATCGCGGAACAAAGTTGGTAACTTTGATTTCGTCATCAAGCGTTCCACTCATAAaattgatcaaatatttgaGGAAATTGTCGGCGACTTTTTATTCCATACAAGTTTTCTCCTtaataggcctactatatacGAGAGTGTAACGGCTTAATGATTGCAGTTCAACTGAAACGAGATAAGTCAGCTTATAATCGAGGAAATACTATATTTTGGGAGCAATACCACTATGAATCTTAACGAATCAGAATTTGCATGGACAACAGATTTCCCTGTCTCTATGACTACAGATGACGGTGCTGAAGAGAGTGTTCTCAAGTTCACCATACTGATCGTATTATCTCTCCTAATTTTTGGACTGATTGCTCATATTTTAGCTTTCGTGGCAACCCGTAAAGCGGCCAAACTTTGGAAAGAAGAGAAGCATAACACAGTACCGTATTTCCTAGTTAACGGTCTACTGAAAATAGACTTCACTGCAgtcgttttctttcttttgcgaGGATTAGCATCACCAGTATTTCTGTCAAATCTGACTTTTCGATGTGAGTTTAGCTTATCTACAAACATCTTCTTTACATGGGCTTCTGGCTTCGCTAATGTAGCAATGTGTTTGGACAGATGCTTCGCCTTGATGGCCCCCTTTCTTTACCGCAAACATGTGACTTTATTTAAAGCCAAAGTGCTCTTGGTTACTATGGTATCTGTTGCCCTTCTAATATCTAGTTTACCCTTCTTTGGATTCAGTTCTTTCCGAATTCTACAAAACGGGCAGTATTATTGCCTTACACCCGGAAACCCACACGTAGAAGGCGTTGACTACGTGCTTCAGTACACCATAATATTCTTCTTAGTTGGGTTTGCTACAATAATAACTATTATCGTTGGTAATATGGTTGTCGTCTGCTACATCGTGAAACTACAAAGGAAAATCGCGCCAATGAGAGCACCACAAGGGCGTACTGTACCATCTTCTTCAGCGGATCAGGTGTCTGCGCAGTCGCATATGAAGAGCGCAGCGGAAAGAGGAAGTGGGCGAGGAGGAACCACTGGGCAGACGAAAGGACAAGAAAATTCTAATAACAGTGAAATCCGATTGGCTATGACGTTTGTTGTTGTCTCCATTGTTTACACCATCTCATGGCTACCGCTATATGTAAGTAACCGTGTGgttgtttcatgttttcacaATAAGACACACCGCACACCGTTCCATCGTAGCACGCAAGCGTGTATGACATAGGTCGAGTAGTGCCTCGTTAAGCATAATCTATACGATCACATATAAATTGTTCGTGCCTATATTAAGATAGATTCCTATATCAAGTGTTATGAGCAAGAAGGCGAGAGGAGGGGTTGGCAGAGGGGagttcttaattttttttttttacaatcagACGATAAAGGATTAGACTAACTACTACATGTGAACATCACCGCTAAACCTCGcataaacaaaatcaattatATAAGCAATTTGCGTTAAGAGTTAATTATGTAGACATAGCCTACACGTAGTTGTTTGTCTAAATATGCccataatgcaccatttgacgtctacattgttacaacaacaacaaaacgaaTTCTGCCATCTTAGTGGCAGCTCAGTGCTAGATCCCTGGTATGAAAACTCATCGAATACTTTTGAGGTATAATGACTGATAAGGGTTAGAACGTGCAGCCGTTTGTCAAACATGAGATAACCAGGAAATGTGTTAAAATTGTGTAAAGGAGACTTGTGCGCCGTCATTTGCTGAATGAAAGCATAAAGAATCACGCATTTTATGCGCAAGATCATTAATTGAGATTATGCGCATGTTCACATCTAGATTTAAGTAAATTTGGTCGGCTGATGATTGGACAAGTTTGACATCAATGACGGTAAGGCCACGTGTCTCTAACTGTCTAACATTGTCCGTACTTGTTTACTTTACATTATAAGTATTGGCAAAACGTTTTGGCAATAGAAATGCGCTTTTTTTGGGCTTACCAAAAACGCAACTGTCTGGTCTTCAGCATGTTCAGAACACTTTACTAATCCTGAAAGAACTGTATTGGCTCCCTGTAACTTATGGAATTGTCTTCACGCTAATGCTGATTGTCCAATGCTGCAGTCTTTTCACAATGTGGTGTCTTTATACATCTCTTGATTTCCTTCAAGAATAAATTCCGACTCGTTCAAATGATAAGTTATACTTCTCAGGGAATCTAAATCCAACCAttcttggggtggggggggggggtagaactTTTGTCAGTTGCTACACCGCGATTGTGGAATATGTTACCACTTGAAATCAAGACGGCTTAAGAGTGCAGTCTCCACCTTTCAAAAGAAGCTTAAATGCTCACCTTACGCGACACGATTTCAGGGACGCTTGTATGAGTTAATTGGTGTTTGCGCCTTGCGCGCCCTTTTTCTGGGTGGATACGTGCAtagtataaatgtatatgtgAAAGTGTAAATTTAAATCAGGgattttgtttcaattaatttaatcagattaaaaaaaaaaacaaagaataggTAGAAACTGTATTTAATTTATGTTTTCCTCTTGATTGCATTGTCTATAATTTATTCCACAACATTAATTGATAGTAAACGCATATAAACTTTTGATTGGTTAAATCAGCGTAGACCACTGTGAAATTATAGCAGTCACGTGATTTATGGAGAGTTTAATATCGCGCACTGCCATTAGTTCGTGCGGTCCAAACCGTGTAGTGAAAGCTTAGTGAAGTAACCTTTCATTGAGCCATATTATTGAAAAGTCACCTCGAGTAGCGGCAATGCGCTGCGTTAGCCAGATCGGTATTTGTTCATGTTAGTCGACAATATTCTattcggg contains the following coding sequences:
- the LOC139979902 gene encoding uncharacterized protein, translating into MNLNESEFAWTTDFPVSMTTDDGAEESVLKFTILIVLSLLIFGLIAHILAFVATRKAAKLWKEEKHNTVPYFLVNGLLKIDFTAVVFFLLRGLASPVFLSNLTFRCEFSLSTNIFFTWASGFANVAMCLDRCFALMAPFLYRKHVTLFKAKVLLVTMVSVALLISSLPFFGFSSFRILQNGQYYCLTPGNPHVEGVDYVLQYTIIFFLVGFATIITIIVGNMVVVCYIVKLQRKIAPMRAPQGRTVPSSSADQVSAQSHMKSAAERGSGRGGTTGQTKGQENSNNSEIRLAMTFVVVSIVYTISWLPLYVDRFMAALRIPSADIIFRLTIWLLTLNHCIDPLIFVFFKKKNRKALRLAMIQSCCCCFKEYQVDAEQSILTEMQSLT